A region of the Sideroxydans lithotrophicus ES-1 genome:
CATGGCCACATCGTTGAAGCTTTGTGCGCTGCCCGTACCCAGATTGAAGATGCCGGATTTGCCGCGATGATCCAGGAAGTGCATATTGACCTTGACCACATCTTCCACCGAGACGAAATCGCGCAATTGTCCGCCGTTCGCATATCCGTCGCAGCCTTCGAACAGCTTCACGTAGCCGTCAGCACGGTACTGGTTGAAGAAGTGATAGGCCACCGAAGCCATGCGCCCTTTATGCTGTTCGCGCGGCCCGTACACATTGAAATAGCGAAAACCCGCGATCTGCGATGTGCGGCCAGCCCAGCGACGACGTACCACCTGGTCGAACAGAAACTTGGAGTAGGCATAGACATTGAGCGGCGACTCGAACTCGCGGCTCTCCTTGAACACCCCTCCACCGCCATATACGGAAGCTGAAGAAGCGTACAGGAATGGTACATCCTCGTTCTGGCAATGGTTCAATATCTCCAGAGAATAGCGGTAGTTGTTCTCCATCATGTAGCGACCGTTGGTCTCCATGGTGTCCGAACAGGCGCCCTCATGCAGCACTGCCTCAAGGATGCCATCAAAGGATCCATCCTGCAGCAGCCCGACGAAATCCTCCTTGTCGATATAGTCGGCGATCTCGCAATCGGTGAGATTCCTGAACTTGTCGGCATTATTCCCCAAATTATCGACGGCGATGATGTTGGTCTCGCCGCGCTCGTTCAGCGCCTTGACCAGATTCGACCCGATAAAACCAGCGGCGCCCGTCACAACGTAATACATATCAGCTCCCCATATCTTCAAGTATCTCTTCGCGCGACACGACTGCCGTGCCCAGTTTCCCAACCACGACACCCGCCGCGCGGTTGGCAATGCGGACAGCATCTGCCATACCTGCCCCACTCGCCAGCATCACAGCCAGTGTAGCGATGACGGTATCACCCGCTCCGCTCACATCGAACACCTCGCGCGCATGTGTCGGTTCGTGCAATACGTCCTGTTCACGGAACAGCGACATCCCTTCCTCGCTGCGCGTGACCAGCAAGGCTTCCAGCTTCAACTCTGCGCGCAATTTTTGGGCCTTAGCAGTCAACTCGTCCTCGTTCTTCCAGCTGCCTGCCACATCGCGGAACTCGCTGCGATTCGGCGTCAGCAGGGTCGCCCCCTGATAACGTGCATAGTCGTCGCCTTTTGGATCGACTAGCACAGGTTTGCCTGCCGAGCGTGCCGCTTTGATCATTTCGGCGATATGGGCAAGTCCACCCTTGCCATAGTCAGACAGGATCACCACATCGGCGAATGGCAGCTTGGCATGGAAGTCCGCCAGCTTGGCATTCAGCACTTCATGGCTGGGCGGCGTCTCGAAATCGATGCGTAATAGCTGTTGGTGGCGAGCGATGGCGCGCAGCTTGACGATGGTAGAGATGCTGTCATCGCGATGCAGCATGGCTTCCACACCACCCTGTTCGGTCAGCAAACGTTGCAGGCAATCTCCCGCCTCGTCCACTCCGACCACCGACAACAGTGTGCAGTGCGCCCCCAATGATGTGATGTTGCGAGCGACGTTGGCTGCGCCACCCGGGCGCTCCTCCACTTTGCTGACTTTCAATACCGGCACCGGCGCCTCTGGCGAGATGCGCGTCACATCTCCGAACCAGTAGCGATCCAGCATCACATCGCCGACCACAAGAACCCGTGCCTTATCGAATGATGGCAGCTTCATGCCATGTCTCCTGTCTCTTTCAAAATATCCTGCAATGCCAGTAAAGGATCGGAAGCCTGGGTGATCGGACGCCCGATGACCAGATAATTCGCGCCGTTCTCCAGCGCGGCACGCGGCGTCATGATGCGCGCCTGATCGTCTGCCGATGCGTTCGCCGGACGGATGCCGGGCGTGACCAGACAGAAATCGCGGCCCAACTGCTGGCGCAGCACGAATGCTTCCTGCGCAGAACACACCACTCCGTCCAGGCCGCTATCATTTGCCAACCCGGCCAGTAGCGGGACCATCTGCGCCGGGCTGGCATTGATGCCGATGCCGTGCAGATCTTCCTGCGCCATACTGGTCAGTACCGTCACCGCGATCAGCATCGGTCGTTGCCCGACGTTCGCCAGCGCTTCGCGCGCTGCTTCCATCATGCGTTTGCCGCCCAACGCGTGCACGTTCACCATCCATACCCCCATTGCTGCGGCGGCTTTGCAGGCTTGCGCCGTGGTGTTCGGGATGTCGTGGAATTTGAGATCGAGAAAGATTTCGAAACCGCGCTGCTGCAATTGCTCGACCAGTTGCGGTCCCGCAGCAGTAAACAACTCCTTGCCGACTTTCAGGCGGCACAACGCGGGTTCCAGCCGTTGCGCCAAAGCCAGCGCCGGTGCGGCTTGCGGATAATCGAGTGCGACGATGATTCTTGGGTTGATTTTAGAATCATCGTTCATATCGCCACTCCATTCTCTTCGCTGCGTTTCGGAGAGTAGCTCTCCCAACTGTGGCAAGCCGGGCAATGCCAATAGAACTGCCGCGCCTTGAAACCGCAATGCTTGCAGCGATACATCGCCAGTCCGCGTGTACGCTGAAAGATCAGGTCTTTCACCAGCTCGAGGTCTGCGCGGCGTTCGCCGGCGATATCCAGCAGTCGCGCTTCCAGCAATTTATCCAGGCCCAGCAGCGTTGGATTGCGCTTCAGCTCGTTGCGTACCATGACGTAAGCCGCTTCCGCCCCATCACGCTGCACCAGCACGCTGAACAGCACGTTCATCAGATCGAGTGAAGGGT
Encoded here:
- the rfaD gene encoding ADP-glyceromanno-heptose 6-epimerase — protein: MYYVVTGAAGFIGSNLVKALNERGETNIIAVDNLGNNADKFRNLTDCEIADYIDKEDFVGLLQDGSFDGILEAVLHEGACSDTMETNGRYMMENNYRYSLEILNHCQNEDVPFLYASSASVYGGGGVFKESREFESPLNVYAYSKFLFDQVVRRRWAGRTSQIAGFRYFNVYGPREQHKGRMASVAYHFFNQYRADGYVKLFEGCDGYANGGQLRDFVSVEDVVKVNMHFLDHRGKSGIFNLGTGSAQSFNDVAMATINTLRAANSEGALTLEQMHQQQLIRYIPFPEQLKGKYQSYTQADMTALREVGYEQPFLTVEQGTARYVNHLLKRST
- the pyrF gene encoding orotidine-5'-phosphate decarboxylase, with amino-acid sequence MNDDSKINPRIIVALDYPQAAPALALAQRLEPALCRLKVGKELFTAAGPQLVEQLQQRGFEIFLDLKFHDIPNTTAQACKAAAAMGVWMVNVHALGGKRMMEAAREALANVGQRPMLIAVTVLTSMAQEDLHGIGINASPAQMVPLLAGLANDSGLDGVVCSAQEAFVLRQQLGRDFCLVTPGIRPANASADDQARIMTPRAALENGANYLVIGRPITQASDPLLALQDILKETGDMA
- the rfaE1 gene encoding D-glycero-beta-D-manno-heptose-7-phosphate kinase; this encodes MKLPSFDKARVLVVGDVMLDRYWFGDVTRISPEAPVPVLKVSKVEERPGGAANVARNITSLGAHCTLLSVVGVDEAGDCLQRLLTEQGGVEAMLHRDDSISTIVKLRAIARHQQLLRIDFETPPSHEVLNAKLADFHAKLPFADVVILSDYGKGGLAHIAEMIKAARSAGKPVLVDPKGDDYARYQGATLLTPNRSEFRDVAGSWKNEDELTAKAQKLRAELKLEALLVTRSEEGMSLFREQDVLHEPTHAREVFDVSGAGDTVIATLAVMLASGAGMADAVRIANRAAGVVVGKLGTAVVSREEILEDMGS